Proteins from one Syngnathoides biaculeatus isolate LvHL_M chromosome 8, ASM1980259v1, whole genome shotgun sequence genomic window:
- the LOC133504847 gene encoding extracellular calcium-sensing receptor-like gives MSSTRKLNDNEYKAVPYSYCTKWNDRELKFVRTMMFTVEEINRNPQLLPGISLGYRIYNGCGSENLIRAAIEAVSREESVCSGRIQALLGHSSSGVSKDINLLLSPLSIPQVSHLSTCACLSDKNLYPTFFRTVPSDRFQVLGLVQLMKYFDWRWVGIIYSSTLYADKGTSEFIEEAMKEGICVEYRLLYMKTENQKAIVKILRESSSKVVLLFMSLSYTKSFLSKMESYNINGKHWVGSESWITQQDLASLERRNILHGAMGFALPDASIPGLGEFLLDLKPSDEPDNGTVKAFWEKFFDCSFSPTNASNLCTGAEDLKAVSNDYTDATNLRAENNVYKAVYLVANALHSLLQCENGVNPTTGNSCVNKSDVQPRMVLRHIQYVNFTTKNGGKVLFDDNGDSVAQYDLVNWHINDDGSVEILNIGQYDTSFPEGKKLKLRDDANIVWGGNSTEVPRSVCMEPCPPGTRKASNKNKPVCCFDCFECPEGTISNQTDSPDCLACSPEFWPNAKKDRCLPKPTEFLSYKDIMGALLTAFSCVGVFFSFLTFLIFLTHKETPIVRANNSELSFLLLISLKLCFLCSLTFIGRPTEWSCMLRHTAFGVTFVLCISCVLGKTVVVLMAFRATFPGKNIKLFGHAQQRLSVLALTLVQVLFCIIWLCTNPPFPAMNLKYYKEKIILECAVGSAVGFWGVLGYIGLLALLCFILAFLARNLPDSFNEAKLITFSMLIFCAVWISFIPAYVSSPGKFTVAVEIFAILASSFGLLVCIFVPKCYIIIFRPEKNCRKHLMGKIPSRTL, from the exons ATGTCAAGCACTCGAAAACTAAATGATAACGAGTACAAGGCTGTCCCATATTCCTACTGCACAAA GTGGAATGACAGAGAACTGAAGTTTGTCCGCACTATGATGTTCACGGTGGAGGAGATCAACAGGAATCCGCAGCTCCTTCCAGGAATCAGTCTGGGTTATCGGATCTACAACGGCTGCGGGAGTGAGAATCTGATACGAGCGGCGATAGAAGCTGTAAGCCGAGAGGAGTCAGTGTGCAGTGGTCGGATACAAGCCCTTCTTGGCCACTCATCATCCGGAGTAAGCAAAGATATCAACCTCCTTCTGAGCCCGTTGTCCATTCCACag GTCAGCCATCTTTCAACATGTGCGTGTTTGTCAGATAAGAATCTGTACCCCACCTTCTTCAGAACCGTGCCCAGCGATCGCTTTCAGGTACTGGGTCTGGTGCAGCTCATGAAGTATTTTGACTGGCGCTGGGTGGGGATTATTTATTCATCAACTTTGTATGCCGACAAGGGCACGTCTGAATTTATTGAGGAAGCAATGAAGGAGGGAATATGTGTTGAATATCGACTACTTTACATGAAGACAGAAAATCAGAAGGCCATCGTAAAGATCCTGAGGGAATCGTCATCCAAAGTGGTTCTGCTGTTCATGTCTTTATCTTACACCAAGTCCTTTCTATCAAAAATGGAAAGCTACAACATAAATGGGAAGCATTGGGTTGGCAGCGAATCATGGATCACACAACAGGACCTTGCTTCCCTGGAGAGGAGGAACATTCTCCACGGGGCGATGGGCTTTGCACTCCCAGACGCATCCATTCCCGGGTTGGGCGAATTCTTATTGGATCTGAAACCATCCGATGAGCCTGACAATGGTACTGTCAAGGCTTTCTGGGAGAAATTCTTTGACTGCAGTTTCTCGCCTACCAACGCCTCAAACCTGTGCACTGGTGCAGAGGACCTGAAGGCTGTCTCCAATGACTACACGGACGCGACCAACCTCAGGGCAGAGAATAATGTGTACAAAGCTGTTTACTTGGTGGCAAATGCGCTTCATTCATTGTTGCAGTGTGAAAATGGTGTCAATCCCACCACAGGAAATTCCTGCGTAAACAAGAGTGACGTCCAGCCGAGGATG GTTTTGCGGCACATTCAATATGTAAATTTTACAACAAAGAATGGTGGCAAGGTATTGTTCGATGACAATGGCGACTCTGTGGCCCAGTATGACTTGGTCAACTGGCACATAAATGACGACGGCTCAGTTGAGATCCTGAACATTGGCCAGTATGACACGTCTTTTCCAGAGGGTAAAAAGCTCAAACTGAGAGACGATGCCAACATAGTTTGGGGTGGAAACAGCACAGAG GTGCCACGGTCTGTGTGCATGGAACCATGTCCACCGGGGACCCGCAAGgcctcaaacaaaaacaagcccgTGTGCTGCTTTGATTGCTTTGAGTGTCCCGAGGGAACAATAAGTAATCAGACAG ACTCTCCTGACTGTTTAGCATGTTCACCGGAATTCTGGCCCAATGCCAAAAAAGACCGCTGCCTTCCAAAACCCACTGAGTTCCTTTCATATAAGGATATCATGGGTGCTCTTTTAACGGCATTCAGTTgtgttggtgtgtttttttcttttctgacttTCCTCATATTTCTGACCCACAAAGAGACTCCCATCGTCAGGGCCAACAACTCAGAGCTAAGTTTCCTGCTGCTCATCTCCTTAAAACTATGCTTCCTATGCTCTCTGACCTTTATTGGCCGGCCAACTGAGTGGTCCTGTATGCTACGCCACACAGCTTTTGGTGTCACCTTTGTGCTCTGCATCTCCTGTGTTCTGGGAAAAACTGTAGTGGTGTTGATGGCTTTCCGAGCCACATTTCCTGGCAAAAATATTAAACTGTTCGGGCATGCCCAGCAGAGGCTCAGTGTTCTGGCTCTCACTCTAGTTCAGGTTCTGTTCTGTATCATTTGGCTGTGTACAAATCCGCCGTTCCCTGCCATGAATCTGAAATACTACAAGGAGAAGATAATCCTTGAATGCGCAGTGGGTTCAGCTGTTGGGTTCTGGGGTGTATTGGGTTACATAGGACTTCTTGCCCTTTTGTGTTTTATTCTTGCTTTTCTGGCCAGGAACTTACCAGACAGTTTTAACGAAGCCAAACTGATCACCTTCAGCATGTTAATATTTTGCGCGGTGTGGATTTCGTTCATCCCAGCATATGTCAGTTCCCCTGGCAAATTCACAGTTGCCGTGGAGATTTTTGCCATTCTGGCCTCCAGTTTTGGATTACTGGTTTGTATATTTGTTCCAAAGTGCTACATCATCATCTTCAGGCCGGAGAAAAACTGCAGAAAGCATCTCATGGGAAAAATACCTTCAAGAACCCTTTAA